CAGAAGATGCCGACCATTACCTTGCTCAATGGCTTCGCGAATCATCTGTGCCTGTTCCGGAGTACCGTGGTGCATCGCATGCAACAGCGGCAACGTCGGTTTCCCCTCATTCAGGTCATCACCGGTGTTTTTACCCAGTGTCTCGCCATCAGCGCTGTAATCCAGCAAGTCGTCGATCAACTGGAATGCGGTTCCCAGATAGCGGCCGTAATCCTGTAACCCTTTTTCCTGTGCTTCGTTGCAGCCAGCCAAAAGACCAGAACACTGCGCGGCCGCTTCAAACAGACGTGCGGTTTTGCTATAGATGACGCGCATGTAGTTTTCTTCAGTGATGTTCGGGTCATTGACGTTCATCAATTGCAGCACTTCGCCTTCGGCAATGACGTTCACGGCTTCTGACATCAGTTCCAGCACCCTCAGCGAACCGAGACTGGTCATCATCTGAAAAGCGCGAGTATAGATAAAATCCCCAACCAGCACGCTGGCTGCATTACCAAATGCGGCATTGGCTGTCGCTTTACCGCGACGCATGTCTGATTCATCCACAACATCGTCATGCAGAAGTGTCGCAGTGTGAATAAATTCGATCAGCGCTGCGATCGTGATGTGTGAATTGCCTTCATATCCAACGGCGCGCGCCGCCAGTACTGCTATCATTGGACGGATGCGTTTGCCACCGCCGCTCACGATGTAATAACCCAACTGGTTGATTAGCTGAACATCCGAGTTGAGTTGTTGTAGGATCGTCGCATTCACACCCGCCATATCTTGCGCGGTTAACTCATTGATTTTTTCTAAATTCATCGCAAAAGCCGGGCTTTCAGTCCTGTTTACCACATATCAAAATGGGATAACAAAGGGTTACGGGTTAGAATAGTATTGTTGATTGTACTGTAAAAACGCGCCAGATAAACGATACCTTACAAGTTGTGTTTTTTTTCTTCGTTGAGTGACAATCTCTCTTGTCAAAGGCTCGCGATTTGCGTAATATTCGCGCCCTATTGTGAATATTTATAGCGCACTCTGATTGATCAGAATATGTGCGCGGAAGCGGAGTTTTATATGTACGCGGTTTTCCAAAGTGGTGGTAAACAACACCGAGTAAGCGAAGGTCAGACCATTCGCCTGGAAAAGCTGGACATCGCAACTGGCGAATCTGTTGAATTTGCTGAAGTTCTGATGATCGCAAATGGTGAAGAAGTCAAAATCGGCGTTCCTTTCGTTGATGGCGGCCTAATCAAAGCTGAAGTTGTTGCTCACGGTCGTGGCGAGAAAGTTAAAATCGTTAAGTTTCGTCGCCGTAAACACTATCGTAAGCAGCAGGGCCATCGTCAGTGGTTCACTGATGTGAAAATTACTGGCATCAGCGCCTAAGACCTGAGGAGTAGATTTAAATGGCACATAAAAAGGCTGGCGGCTCAACTCGTAACGGTCGCGATTCAGAAGCTAAACGTCTGGGCGTAAAACGCTTTGGCGGAGAAGCAGTTCTGGCAGGTAGCATTATCGTTCGTCAGCGTGGCACCAAGTTCCATGCTGGCCCTAACGTAGGTTGCGGCCGTGACCACACTCTGTTCGCTTTGACTGACGGTAAAGTTAAGTTCGAAGTTAAAGGCCCGAAAAACCGTAAATTTATCAGCATCGTTGCTGAATAAGTTTTTCGCGTCCCGGTAACGGAAGAAAGCCCCGCAACACGTTGCGGGGCTTTTTACATTAGAAGTCCGGCAAAATTTCTGGCAGGGAATACGGGCATGAAACAGCAGGCAGGCATAGGCATTGCCCTGGCGCTCATAACTGCGATGTGCTGGGGGGCGTTACCTATTGCGATGAAGCAGGTGCTGGAAGTGATGGAGCCGCCTACGGTGGTGTTTTATCGCTTTTTAATGGCAGGGATCGGCCTTGGCCTGATTCTGGGCTACAAGAGGAAACTTCCTCCACTGCAAATGTTTCGTAAGCCGCGTTGGTTACTTTTGTTGGCTATTGCCACTGGTGGGTTGTTCGGGAACTTTATCCTGTTCAGCTCTTCCCTGCAGTACGTCAGCCCGACTGCCTCGCAGGTGATAGGTCAGCTTTCTCCCGTAGGTATGATGATTGCCAGCGTCTTTATTCTGAAAGAGAAGATGCGTGGTACGCAGGTGCTTGGTGCAGTGATGCTAATCAGCGGCCTGGTGATGTTTTTCAATACCAGCCTGGTGGAGATTTTTACCCGACTGACCGATTACACTTGGGGTGTCATTTTCGGGGTCGGTGCGGCAACGGTGTGGGTGAGCTACGGCGTCGCGCAAAAAATATTATTGCGTCGACTGGCGTCTCAGCAAATCCTCTTTTTGCTGTACACTTTGTGTACGATAGCATTATTACCGCTGGCAAAGCCCGGCGTACTGTTCCAGTTGAGCGAATGGCAACTCGCTTGCCTGATTTTTTGCGGGCTGAATACGTTGGTTGGATACGGTGCGCTGGCGGAAGCGATGGCGCGCTGGCAGGCGGCGCAGGTAAGCGCATTGATTACGCTGACGCCGCTGTTTACGCTGTTATTTTCAGATGTGTTATCAATGGCCTGGCCCGATGTTTTCGCCAGACCGATGTTAAACCTGGTCGGTTATCTCGGTGCGTTTGTCGTGGTTGCGGGCGCCATGTTTTCCGCTATTGGCCATCGTCTGTTGGGACGTTGGCGCAGTCGTGAAGTGGTCGTCACTGTGCCCCGCTCAGGCGAATGAGTTACGGAGAGTAAAATGAAGTTTGTTGATGAAGCTACGATCCTTGTCGTGGCGGGTGATGGTGGTAACGGCTGTGTAAGCTTCCGTCGCGAGAAGTATATTCCGAAAGGCGGCCCTGACGGTGGCGATGGCGGTGACGGTGGCGATGTCTGGCTGGAAGCGGACGAAAACCTGAACACGCTGATTGACTATCGTTTTGAAAAATCTTTCCGCGCAGAGCGTGGTCAGAACGGTCAGAGCCGTGATTGTACCGGGAAACGCGGTAAAGACATCACCGTGAAGGTGCCTGTTGGTACGCGTGTTATCGATCAGGGTACTGGCGAAACCATGGGTGACATGACCAAACATGGTCAGCGTCTGATGGTCGCCAAAGGCGGCTGGCACGGTCTGGGCAATACCCGTTTTAAATCATCCGTTAACCGTACTCCGCGTCAGAAAACGATGGGTACACCGGGTGATAAACGCGATCTGCAACTGGAACTGATGCTGCTGGCGGATGTGGGTATGCTGGGGATGCCGAACGCGGGTAAATCAACCTTTATTCGTGCCGTGTCTGCTGCTAAACCGAAAGTGGCGGATTATCCGTTTACTACGCTGGTACCGAGCCTGGGCGTTGTCCGTATGGATAACGAAAAGAGCTTTGTGGTTGCTGATATCCCGGGGCTGATTGAAGGGGCTGCCGATGGCGCAGGCCTTGGCATCCGCTTCCTGAAGCATCTGGAACGTTGCCGTGTGTTGCTGCATCTGATCGACATCGATCCGATCGATGGTTCCGATCCGGCTGAAAACGCGCGCGTTATCGTCGGCGAACTGGAGAAATACAGCGAAAAACTGGCTTCTAAACCGCGTTGGCTGGTATTCAACAAGATTGACCTGATGGACAAAGCCGAAGCGGAAGAGAAAGCGAAAGCGATCGCTGAAGCCCTGGGCTGGGAAGATAAATTCTACCTCATTTCTGCCGCCAGCCAGCAGGGCGTCAAAGAACTGTGCTGGGACGTGATGACATTCATCATTGAAAACCCGATCGCGCAGGCAGAGGAAGAGCAGCAGCCTGAGAAAGTTGAGTTTATGTGGGATGATTATCATCGCCAACAGCTCGAAGATGCTGAAGCGGCTGCTGAAGATGATGAAGAGTGGGATGACGACTGGGACGAAGACGACGAAGAAGGCGTTGAGTTCATCTACAAGCGTTAATATCTGAAACGCCCCGGTTTAGCGGGGCGCTGTAATCACTGAAATGCCGGGACAGTGCGAACTATCCCCGGCATTTTTTATTAGTTGTTCTGGTAGATATCTTTGTACAGGCGGCTCTCAAAACGAACCAATGGAATACGACGGTTTCGTTGATCCTCAGGTTCGACTGCATAGCCAGAAAGGTACTGCACAAAGGCCATTCGTTGACCGCTGGCGGTGGTAATAAATCCGGCCAGATTATACACGCCCTGTAATGACCCGGTTTTCGCAGAAACCTTACCGTCGACGCCAGCTTCATGCAGGCCCGCACGGTATTGCAGCGAACCATCATAGCCAGCCAACGGCAGCATTGAAATAAAATTGAGTTCAGTATCATGCTGTGCAATATATTGCAGGACCTGCATCATGGTTGACGGTGCCAGCAAATTATGGCGCGACAGACCTGAACCATCCGCAATAATCGTATTCCCCAAATCAACACCGGCCTGCTGGCGCAGAATCTGACGAACTGCATCTGAGCCCGCTCGCCAGGTACCGGGCACGCCAAAACGAGCATGTCCAATCATGCGAAAGACGGTATCGGCGATCATATTGTCCGATTTCTTCAGCATGATCTTCAGCAGGTCGTGTAATGGTGCTGATTGCTTACTGGCGATCACCGTGCCTGGCTGGTTTTCCAGCGTCTGTCGCAGCAGTGTGCCGGTGTAAGGGATGCCTGCGGTTTTGAGTTCGTCTTTAATAATGGCGCCAGCATAGCTGGCACCGTCCTGGATGGCGAAAGCCAGCGGCAGCGGGTCTGCTCGCTGTGGCAAGCAGCCGGTGAGTGTGAAGCGGTTTAAATCGCCGGGTACGACGTCGAGTTCACAATATTGTGCTTCTGATGAACCACGCGCCAGGGTGCGAACCTGGCTGAACATATTGACGGGGTAGTAAGAGGCGATGCGGATATAGGCCAGATCGCCTGGTTTTTGCGCGCTATAAAGTGATACCGAGAAGCAGTTGCGATCGATAATCGCCGCAGCCGGAGGAGCGCTAAAGCACTGCGTCATATCATTCCAGGGCCAGCCTGGCGCTTTATCGTGGCTGGCGAAAATGGAAGTATCGATCAGTACGTTACCATCGATTTTCTGCACACCTGACTTTTTCAGCGCATTAATCATGTTGCGAATATCCTGACGTTTTAACGTCGGATCGCCGCCAAATCGTGCAATTAAGTCGCCTTTTAATACTCCATTCTCGACAGAACCTTTGCTTTCCAGCGTGGTTGTAAAGCGAAAGTCCGGCCCGAGTTGCAAAAGTGCCGCCAGTGCGGTGATCACCTTTTGTGTACTCGCGGGAAGCGCCATTTGCTTACCATGGTAATCAATCTCGGGCGCCTGAGCGCCTACCTTTTGAACCATCAGTGCTAAATTCGCGCCGTCCGGAAGTTGATTAATATATTCGTCAACATTCGCGGCCTGAGCAGTCAGGGCTATACTAGTGGTCAATCCGATGATAAAGCTAGAAAATCGCATAATCTCGCGCTAACAACCTGGAAACAAGCCGTCATACTACGGCGCAACACCCCGGAAAGTAAACGATGACCCATAGTGAACTTCCGGGTAAAATACGTATCAAATTGAAAAATTGTAGCTGACCTGGGGCTTCGTCCCCGGGTCAGTTTTCTTTTGCTCCTGCCCAGCGAGAAACCCTGTACGCCGGGAGACAGAGCAGACGGGGCGGGTTAACGCTCCTTACAGGAATGTTTAAGAGGTATAACAAATGCAAGCTATTCCGATGACCTTACGTGGTGCCGAAAAACTGCGCGAAGAGCTGGAGTTTCTGAAATCCGTTCGCCGCCCTGAAATCATCGCCGCTATTGCGGAAGCCCGCGAGCATGGCGATCTAAAAGAGAACGCTGAATACCATGCTGCGCGTGAGCAGCAGGGTTTTTGCGAAGGCCGAATCAAAGACATTGAAGCGAAGCTCTCCAATGCGCAGGTTATCGATATCACGAAGATGCCGAAAAACGGCCGCGTCATTTTTGGCGCAACGGTTACCGTTTTGAATCTGGATAACGACGAAGAACAGACTTACCGCATTGTGGGTGACGATGAGGCTGACTTTAAACAGAACCTCATCTCTGTAAATTCACCGATCGCACGTGGTCTGGTAGGTAAAGAGCAGGATGATGTGGTGGTAATCCGCACGCCTGGCGGCGAAGTTGAATACGAAATCATCAAAGTGGAATACCTGTGATGACAATATGGGTCACGTTTGTTGATCTATTGTAAAGAAAGGAAAAAGGCCGCATTGCGGCCTTTTATCAATACCAGGAGCGTGGCATTTTGCTCGTCTGCTGGCGGAAACCCCTCGTTTTACACAGCTTTTGTGTTCAATTCAGGATATCCTTAGCGTGGCAGCGAAATTTTACGCTCCGCGGTTGGGCGATAAAGCACCAGCGTTTTACCGATGACCTGTACGTTGCAGGCGCCGGTTTCGCGAACGATAGCTTCCACAATCAAGGTCTTAGTTTCTCTGTCTTCAGAGGCGATCTTCACCTTGATAAGTTCATGGTGCTCTAACGCTTGTTCAATCTCGGCCAGTACCCCTTCGGTCAAACCATTATTGCCAAGCATAACTACCGGCTTGAGCGGATGTGCCAGACCTTTCAGGTGCTGTTTTTGTTTAGTACTCAGATTCATCGTATATTTTGCTTACGTTGGGATTGAAAACGGGTCATTCTACCGCCATCTCCTGTGTATCGCCAAATTGCGCGTCGAAATTTATCGATGTCGACGATGAACCCGGATGGAAAGTTAAATGACAGGTAAAAAGCGTTCTGCCAGCTCGAGCCGCTGGCTTCAGGAACACTTTAGCGATAAATATGTTCAACAGGCGCAGAAAAAAGGGTTGCGTTCCCGTGCCTGGTTTAAACTTGATGAAATACAGCAAAGTGACAAACTTTTTAAGCCGGGGATGACAGTTGTTGATCTCGGTGCAGCGCCTGGTGGGTGGTCGCAATATGCGGTTACTCAGATTGGCGGCAATGGCCGCATTATCGCTTGCGATCTTTTACCGATGGATCCAATCGTTGGTGTGGACTTCCTTCAGGGCGATTTTCGTGATGAATTAGTCCTGAAAGCATTACTGGAACGTGTTGGTGACAGTAAAGTCCAGGTTGTCATGTCTGATATGGCGCCGAACATGAGCGGAACGCCAGCGGTGGATATTCCCCGCTCGATGTATCTGGTTGAGTTAGCGCTGGATATGTGCCGCGATGTGCTGGCGCCTGGCGGGAGCTTTTTGGTTAAGGTGTTTCAGGGCGAAGGTTTCGATGAGTATCTCACGGAAATTCGCTCCATGTTTACGAAGGTAAAAGTGCGTAAACCGGACTCTTCGCGTGCGCGTTCACGCGAAGTGTATATTGTAGCGACCGGGCGAAAATGATACCCCGTTGATTTCGGCCTTTGGTTTGAAAGAAACTGGATATGTTGTATCCTGACGCTGTTTTTAACACAGTTGTAATATGAGGTTAATCCCTTGAGTGACATGGCGAAAAACCTAATACTCTGGCTGGTCATTGCCGTTGTGCTGATGTCAGTATTCCAGAGCTTTGGGCCCAGCGAGTCTAATGGCCGCAAGGTGGATTATTCTACCTTCCTGCAAGAGGTCAACCAGGACCAGGTTCGCGAAGCGCGTATCAACGGACGTGAGATCAACGTTACCAAGAAAGATAGTAACCGTTACACGACTTACATCCCGGTCAACGATCCGAAACTGCTTGATAACCTGCTGACGAAAAACGTCAAGGTTGTTGGTGAACCGCCTGAAGAGCCTAGCCTGCTGGCTAACATCTTCATTTCCTGGTTCCCGATGCTGTTGCTGATCGGTGTCTGGATTTTCTTTATGCGCCAGATGCAGGGCGGCGGCGGCAAAGGCGCCATGTCGTTCGGTAAAAGTAAAGCGCGTATGCTTACGGAAGATCAGATCAAAACGACTTTCGCTGATGTTGCTGGCTGCGACGAAGCGAAAGAAGAGGTTGGCGAACTGGTCGAATATCTGCGTGAGCCGAGCCGGTTCCAGAAACTGGGCGGTAAGATCCCCAAAGGCGTACTGATGGTCGGCCCTCCGGGCACCGGTAAAACGCTGCTGGCGAAAGCCATTGCGGGTGAAGCGAAGGTTCCATTCTTCACGATTTCCGGTTCTGACTTCGTTGAAATGTTTGTGGGTGTTGGTGCTTCTCGTGTGCGTGACATGTTCGAGCAGGCCAAGAAAGCGGCACCGTGCATTATCTTCATCGATGAAATCGACGCCGTTGGGCGCCAGCGTGGCGCTGGTCTCGGCGGTGGTCACGATGAACGCGAACAAACGCTGAACCAGATGCTGGTTGAGATGGATGGTTTCGAAGGTAACGAAGGTATTATCGTTATCGCTGCAACGAACCGTCCGGACGTGCTCGATCCTGCGTTACTGCGTCCTGGCCGTTTTGACCGTCAGGTTGTGGTTGGTTTGCCGGACGTTCGTGGTCGTGAACAGATCCTGAAAGTTCATATGCGTCGCGTACCGCTGTCGCCGGATATCGATGCCGCGATTATTGCGCGCGGTACGCCGGGCTTCTCGGGTGCCGATCTGGCGAACCTGGTCAACGAAGCTGCTCTGTTTGCCGCTCGCGGTAACAAACGCGTGGTTTCGATGGTCGAGTTTGAAAAAGCCAAAGACAAAATCATGATGGGTGCGGAACGCCGCTCCATGGTGATGACGGAAGCGCAGAAAGAGTCCACGGCCTATCACGAAGCAGGTCATGCGATTATCGGCCGTCTGGTGCCGGAACACGATCCGGTGCATAAAGTGACGATTATCCCGCGCGGTCGCGCATTGGGTGTGACGTTCTTCTTGCCGGAAGGTGATGCGATTAGCGCCAGCCGTCAGAAACTGGAAAGCCAGATCTCAACGCTGTACGGTGGCCGCCTGGCTGAAGAGATTATCTACGGTGTTGAACATGTTTCTACCGGTGCGTCCAACGATATTAAAGTTGCGACTAACCTGGCGCGTAACATGGTTACCCAGTGGGGTTTTTCTGACAAACTCGGTCCGTTGCTCTACGCCGAAGAAGAGGGTGAGGTTTTCCTTGGACGTTCTGTAGCGAAAGCGAAACATATGTCCGATGAAACCGCGCGTATTATCGACCAGGAAGTGAAAGCGTTGATCGAACGTAACTACGATCGCGCACGCCAGATCCTGAACGATAACATGGATATTCTGCATGCAATGAAGGATGCTCTGATGAAATATGAGACCATCGATGCACCGCAGATTGATGACCTGATGGCGCGCCGTGAGGTACGTCCACCGGCAGGTTGGGAAGATCCTGGCGCGAACAACTCTGACAACAATGGTACTCCGCGTGCGCCGCGTCCGGTTGATGAACCGCGTACGCCGAACCCGGGCAATACCATGTCTGAGCAACTGGGCGATAAATAAGGTATCCGTTGCTGGACCTGTTCTAACTGAAAACCCTGGGGCATGCTCCGGGGTTTTCTTTATTGTATTAACCGCAACAACTCAGGGACTTTAAGTCATGAAACTCGACGCCCAGGGCACTATACTCGAGCTCTCCCACCCGCATGTGATGGGGATCCTCAACGTTACGCCGGACTCATTTTCCGATGGTGGCGCGCACAATACGTTAGTTGAGGCAGTTAAACATGCCAATTTGATGATCAACGCCGGGGCGACAATTGTTGATATTGGCGGGGAGTCCACAAGGCCGGGCGCGGCAGAAGTTAGCGTTGAAGAGGAACTGGAACGAGTAATCCCTGTGGTTGAGGCGATAGCCCAGCGTTTTGAGGTCTGGATCTCTGTCGATACGTCGAAGCCTGAAGTTATTCGAGAATCCGCACGAGCAGGCGCACATATTATTAATGATATCCGCTCGTTAACGGAGCCGGGTGCGATAGACGCTGCCGCTGAGACCGGTTTACCGGTATGCCTGATGCATATGCAGGGACAACCAAAAACAATGCAAGAAGCGCCGAAGTACGACGATGTGTTTGCTGATGTAGATCGCTTCTTTGCCGAACATATTGCCCGTTGCGAAAAGGCCGGTATCGCAAAAGAGAAATTGATACTCGACCCGGGATTCGGTTTCGGTAAGAATCTCTCGCACAATTATGCGCTGCTGTCCCGTCTGGCGGAATTTCATCACTTTGGGTTGCCGCTGCTGGTTGGGATGTCACGTAAATCTATGGTCGGACAACTGCTCAATGTCGGTCCTTCTGAGCGTTTAAGTGGGAGTCTTGCGTGTGCGGTGATTGCAGCAATGCAGGGCGCGCAGATTATTCGAGTTCACGATGTAAAAGAAACGGTAGAAGCTATGCGGGTGGTTGAAGCCACGCTGTCAGCGAAGGAAAATAAACGCTATGAGTAATCGTAAATATTTTGGCACCGATGGCATTCGTGGCCGGGTAGGCGACGCACCGATCACCCCGGATTTTGTTCTCAAGCTGGGTTGGGCCGCCGGAAAAGTACTGGCACGCCACGGTTCACGGAAGATTATTATCGGTAAGGACACCCGTATTTCCGGTTATATGCTGGAATCTGCTCTTGAAGCCGGGCTGGCGGCGGCGGGGTTGTCCGCTTCCTTCACTGGCCCGATGCCGACACCGGCTGTTGCCTATCTGACTCGTACTTTTCGTGCTGAAGCAGGTATTGTTATTTCCGCATCGCATAACCCGTTTTATGACAACGGCATCAAGTTCTTCTCAATCGATGGCACTAAATTGCCTGATGCAGTTGAAGAGGCGATTGAAGCAGAAATGGAGAAAGAACTGACCTGCGTCGATTCCGCTGAACTGGGTAAAGCAAGCCGCATCGTTGATGCTGCTGGACGTTACATTGAATTCTGCAAAGCCACATTCCCCAATGAACTGAGCCTGAACGAGCTAAAAATCGTAGTCGATTGCGCTAACGGGGCAACTTACCACATCGCACCGAATGTGTTCCGCGAGTTGGGTGCGAAAGTCATTGCCATAGGGTGTGAGCCTGACGGCGTGAATATCAATGAAAAATGCGGCGCTACGGATGTCAGAGCATTGCAGCAACGCGTTCTGGCAGAGAAAGCGGATCTTGGCATTGCTTTTGATGGCGATGGCGATCGGGTCATCATGGTGGACCATGAAGGTAACAAAGTAGATGGCGACCAGATCATGTACATCATTGCGCGCGAAGGTTTGCGTCAGGGGCAATTGCGTGGCGGCGCTGTCGGCACGCTGATGAGCAATATGGGGCTGGAACTGGCACTCAAGCAATTGGGCATTCCTTTTGCTCGTGCCAAAGTAGGCGATCGCTATGTCCTGGAAAAAATGCAGGAAAAAGGCTGGCGCATTGGTGCCGAGAACTCTGGCCATGTGATTCTGCTGGACAAAACGACGACCGGCGATGGTATCGTTGCTGGTTTGCAAGTTGTGGCAGCAATGGTACGCAACCATATGTCGCTGCATGATTTATGTAGCGGTATGAAGATGTTCCCGCAGGTGCTTGTCAACGTGCGCTTTACGGCTGGCAAAGGTGATCCTCTGGAAGATGAGCATGTAAAAACGACGACGGCTGAGGTGGAAGCGACTCTGGGCAATCGTGGGCGCGTGCTGTTGCGTAAGTCGGGAACCGAGCCGTTAATCCGTGTGATGGTGGAAGGCGAAGACGAAGCTCAGGTGACGGCGATGGCAAATCGCATTGCCGACGCGGTGAAAGCCGTATAATGGCGTGATAAGTGCTTAAAAAGGCGGCTATTGCTGCCTTTTAACGGGACGGAAGTTGTAGTTTTGCTGTTTTTTTCCGCACTTGATAAAATGCACTGAAATTGCCCTTGCGAAGGTCATTCGCTTTGGTTAGTATTCACACCCGCTTCAGTGGGAAAGCAGAAAACGCCCCACTTTTATTGGTTGAAGCATTTGCTGCGGCAATACCGCAAGGAACAGGTTGATTATGTACGAAGCTCTTTTAGTTGTTTTCCTTATTGTGGCACTGGCGCTTGTTGCCATGATTATGCTGCAGCAAGGTAAAGGCGCTGATATGGGAGCCTCCTTTGGCGCTGGCGCGTCTGGCACGTTGTTCGGTTCAAGTGGTTCTGGGAACTTCATGACTCGCACGACAGGTGTACTGGCAACCCTGTTTTTTATCATCAGCCTTGTGCTGGGTAACGTTAACAGCAATAAAACCAATAAAGGAAGCGAGTGGGAAAATCTGAGTGCACCGGCGAAGAGTGAACAAACTCAGCCTGCAGCGCCGGCGCAGCCGACCAGCGATATCCCACACTAAGTAAGTCGTGCCGAGGTGGTGGAATTGGTAGACACGCTACCTTGAGGTGGTAGTGCCCGATTGGGCTTACGGGTTCAAGTCCCGTCCTCGGTACCAATATTCCAGAAAAAAGACATCGTAAGATGTCTTTTTTTTCGTCTGTAATCCAGAAAACCAGACAATAAAAAAGACGCCTGATGGCGTCTTTTTTAATCTGTCAGCGATTATTTCTTCTCGCTGTTCTCCAGATTTTCTACCTGCGGCAGGCCATTGCCGGAAGTGGTGGAGAGCAAACCGGTTTGCACATAATTGAAGAGTTTCTCACGGGTATCAGTGATATCCAGGTTGCGCATGGTCAACTGCCCAATACGGTCATCAGGAGAGAATACAGACTCACCTTTTTCCATCGTCAGGCGTTCTGCTTTGTAAGTCAGATTGTCGGACACGGTATTGAGGATCGAGTAATCATTACCGCGACGCAGCTCCAGCGTTACTTCACCTGTGATCGCACTGGCCACCCAACGTTGTAAAGAGTCACGCAGCATCAGCGCCTGCGGATCGAACCAGCGACCCTGATACAGCAGACGACCCAACTGACGGCCATGAGCATGATACTGTTCGATGGTATCTTCGTTGTGGATACCGGTTAACAGACGTTCATATGCTATATGCAGTAGAGCCATCCCCGGCGCTTCGTAAATACCACGGCTTTTCGCTTCGATGATACGGTTTTCAATCTGGTCACTCATGCCCAGCCCATGACGTCCACCAATGCGGTTCGCTTCAAGCATCAGTTCAACATCATCGGCAAAGGTTTTACCATTCAACGCTACCGGGTGACCACGTTCAAAACGGACAGTCACTTCTTCGGCCTGAATTTTAACGTTCTCGTCCCAGAACTTAACGCCCATGATTGGGTTGACGATTTTAACGCTGGAGTTAAGGAATTCGAGATCCTTCGCTTCATGCGTCGCGCCCAGCATGTTGGAATCAGTTGAGTATGCTTTTTCTGCTGACATTTTGTAATCAAAACCGGAGGCAGTCATGAATTCAGACATTTCCTGACGACCGCCCAGTTCATCGATAAAATCAGTATCAAGCCATGGCTTGTAGATTTTCAGCTCCGCGTTAGTCAGCAGGCCGTAGCGATAGAAACGCTCAATGTCATTCCCTTTGTAGGTGCTGCCATCACCCCAAATATTCACGCCATCTTCTTTCATTGCTGCAACCAGCATGGTGCCGGTAACCGCGCGGCCGAGCGGGGTGGTGTTGAAATAAGTCAAACCGCCCGTGGTATTGTGGAACGCGCCGCACTGAATGGCTGCGATGCCTTCAGCGACCAGTTGCTTGCGGCAGTCGATCAGGCGGGCATTTTCCGCACCATATTCCTTCGCGCGACGGGGAATCGCGTCATAG
The Kosakonia oryzae genome window above contains:
- the ispB gene encoding octaprenyl diphosphate synthase; its protein translation is MNLEKINELTAQDMAGVNATILQQLNSDVQLINQLGYYIVSGGGKRIRPMIAVLAARAVGYEGNSHITIAALIEFIHTATLLHDDVVDESDMRRGKATANAAFGNAASVLVGDFIYTRAFQMMTSLGSLRVLELMSEAVNVIAEGEVLQLMNVNDPNITEENYMRVIYSKTARLFEAAAQCSGLLAGCNEAQEKGLQDYGRYLGTAFQLIDDLLDYSADGETLGKNTGDDLNEGKPTLPLLHAMHHGTPEQAQMIREAIEQGNGRHLLEPVLEAMAVCGSLEWTRRRAEEEADKAISALQVLPDTPWKEALIGLAHIAVQRDR
- the rplU gene encoding 50S ribosomal protein L21; its protein translation is MYAVFQSGGKQHRVSEGQTIRLEKLDIATGESVEFAEVLMIANGEEVKIGVPFVDGGLIKAEVVAHGRGEKVKIVKFRRRKHYRKQQGHRQWFTDVKITGISA
- the rpmA gene encoding 50S ribosomal protein L27, whose translation is MAHKKAGGSTRNGRDSEAKRLGVKRFGGEAVLAGSIIVRQRGTKFHAGPNVGCGRDHTLFALTDGKVKFEVKGPKNRKFISIVAE
- a CDS encoding DMT family transporter, yielding MKQQAGIGIALALITAMCWGALPIAMKQVLEVMEPPTVVFYRFLMAGIGLGLILGYKRKLPPLQMFRKPRWLLLLAIATGGLFGNFILFSSSLQYVSPTASQVIGQLSPVGMMIASVFILKEKMRGTQVLGAVMLISGLVMFFNTSLVEIFTRLTDYTWGVIFGVGAATVWVSYGVAQKILLRRLASQQILFLLYTLCTIALLPLAKPGVLFQLSEWQLACLIFCGLNTLVGYGALAEAMARWQAAQVSALITLTPLFTLLFSDVLSMAWPDVFARPMLNLVGYLGAFVVVAGAMFSAIGHRLLGRWRSREVVVTVPRSGE
- the cgtA gene encoding Obg family GTPase CgtA, which translates into the protein MKFVDEATILVVAGDGGNGCVSFRREKYIPKGGPDGGDGGDGGDVWLEADENLNTLIDYRFEKSFRAERGQNGQSRDCTGKRGKDITVKVPVGTRVIDQGTGETMGDMTKHGQRLMVAKGGWHGLGNTRFKSSVNRTPRQKTMGTPGDKRDLQLELMLLADVGMLGMPNAGKSTFIRAVSAAKPKVADYPFTTLVPSLGVVRMDNEKSFVVADIPGLIEGAADGAGLGIRFLKHLERCRVLLHLIDIDPIDGSDPAENARVIVGELEKYSEKLASKPRWLVFNKIDLMDKAEAEEKAKAIAEALGWEDKFYLISAASQQGVKELCWDVMTFIIENPIAQAEEEQQPEKVEFMWDDYHRQQLEDAEAAAEDDEEWDDDWDEDDEEGVEFIYKR
- the dacB gene encoding serine-type D-Ala-D-Ala carboxypeptidase produces the protein MRFSSFIIGLTTSIALTAQAANVDEYINQLPDGANLALMVQKVGAQAPEIDYHGKQMALPASTQKVITALAALLQLGPDFRFTTTLESKGSVENGVLKGDLIARFGGDPTLKRQDIRNMINALKKSGVQKIDGNVLIDTSIFASHDKAPGWPWNDMTQCFSAPPAAAIIDRNCFSVSLYSAQKPGDLAYIRIASYYPVNMFSQVRTLARGSSEAQYCELDVVPGDLNRFTLTGCLPQRADPLPLAFAIQDGASYAGAIIKDELKTAGIPYTGTLLRQTLENQPGTVIASKQSAPLHDLLKIMLKKSDNMIADTVFRMIGHARFGVPGTWRAGSDAVRQILRQQAGVDLGNTIIADGSGLSRHNLLAPSTMMQVLQYIAQHDTELNFISMLPLAGYDGSLQYRAGLHEAGVDGKVSAKTGSLQGVYNLAGFITTASGQRMAFVQYLSGYAVEPEDQRNRRIPLVRFESRLYKDIYQNN
- the greA gene encoding transcription elongation factor GreA → MQAIPMTLRGAEKLREELEFLKSVRRPEIIAAIAEAREHGDLKENAEYHAAREQQGFCEGRIKDIEAKLSNAQVIDITKMPKNGRVIFGATVTVLNLDNDEEQTYRIVGDDEADFKQNLISVNSPIARGLVGKEQDDVVVIRTPGGEVEYEIIKVEYL
- the yhbY gene encoding ribosome assembly RNA-binding protein YhbY — its product is MNLSTKQKQHLKGLAHPLKPVVMLGNNGLTEGVLAEIEQALEHHELIKVKIASEDRETKTLIVEAIVRETGACNVQVIGKTLVLYRPTAERKISLPR